Part of the Desulfobulbaceae bacterium genome, ATGGTCACCTTGATCGAGGCCTCCTTGCAGGGGATAACCAGATCGGCAATATGATCACGAAACCGCTCCGCTTGGCTTAGGGCATCGTCGGCCGATGTCTCTGGCAATATCAAGCAGAACTCCTCGCCACCATAACGGACAAAATAGTCCGTGCTTCTCGCAAGCTTGGAAATTTCGTGGGCAATAGCTTTCAGAACTTGGTCGCCACACTGGTGGCCGTAGTTGTCATTTACTTTTTTAAAGAAGTCGATATCGAGCATGATCAGGCTCAGTTGCCGACCATATCGGTGGTGCCGCTCGCACTCGTCCTTCAAATGTGCTTCCAGGTAACGTCGATTATAAATACCGGTTAAGGCATCTTTGGTGTTCAACTCAATTAAACGGTTCTCAGAGGCGGCAAGTTCTGTGACATCCTGGACGATCAGGAAGAGACTGTTTATCACGTTGTCTTGATCCCGGAGTGGACCCATGGTGCAACTCTGTTGCATGAAATCGAAGCTGTTGCCATATGAAGCATCGGGCTTAAAAGGAAAAAGATATTTGTGGAGTTTTTGGGAAAAAAACGAAAAACTGCCAAAGGAGAAGACAGCCTTACAATTCTTGGAGAAACGGGGATTGTCCAGGTTTGGAAAGGAGTCAATGATTGGAGTGCCGATTATTTTCTCAGCCGGTATCTGGCTGTGTAACTCCATCCAACGATTCCAAAACTGGACACGTAATTCAAGATCGAGGGTCACAACTCCAATATTAACAGTTTCAAATATTTGGATCAGCGACTCACTCATACTTTTCCATAAATGTTACCAATGAATTTTTCAGCCAGTTGATGGAATCTTGTTTTGTGACTAAAAAAAGAAATCCGCTAACATCACGTTCATTAAAATTAAACACTGTCTTGAGGACAATAGCCGATGAATGAAGGTCAAAGATCTCGGCGGGGATAGATTTAATGGCGAAATTCTCAATCGCAACCCGTGGCGGTGAGTAGGTGACCCTATCATCAAGTAGTTCAGCTACTTTGCCGACACAGGCCCCAATCAGAATATTCCCAACCTCCATCAAGGTCTCTTTTTCCATACCATCGAAGGATGCCGAGTCGAAACCACTCTCACCGACACCTTCACCCATGATCGAAACCAGTTCCTTACCAGCCCCAGAGGGAAAGATCAAGTAGGCGCTGCCTTTGAAATCGCCCCAGAAGTGTTGCTCAACCATACTGATCACTTCATGGCCGGCAAGCTCATTATGCAGATATTCTGGCATGTCGATTGCTCGTAATACCTGGATGTAAGGGACATTCAGCACAACATAGATATTTATGATCTCGGCCAGGTCAGCAGCGGCCTGACCAAAAGCAATGTTCATTATCTCCTGCAGAATGTCTTTTTCCTCTTCACTCAACAAAGTAGTAGTCTCTTCCATTGTTATTTCCTCAGCTGTTCTTCGCTTTGGGTCAATGCATCCAGCACACTTTCCGAGGAAGGCGGTTTTTTTAAAACCATTAAAGCGCCCAGGTCCATGACCAGACTGAGTGATTTGATCTGAATATCAGCAGTGGAAACGATGATCAAGGCATTAGGGTCGAACTTCCTGATCTCAGCAATGGCAGTGGGGCCATCCATCACCGGCATGGTAAGATCCATGAAGGTAATATCCGGCCGGATCTCTTTGTATAGTTCAAAACCGGCTAAACCGTCACCGGCCTCGTAAAAATCATAGGTTTGCTCCTTGGGAAAACGACTCTTGAGCATTTTCCTGGAGATAGGCGAATCATCAACGATAAGAATTTTTCTTGTCATGAGTAGTAAACCCTCTTGATTTTATGCAGAATAGATTCCGCAGTCTCATATTGATTAGAAAGAGCGCGACACCTAATGTTATATTTTGATATCTTAACCCCACTCCAAAATCAATATTTTTCTTGAAGAATATGGCCCGGGTACGAACAAGCTGTTAATAAACCTGATATTCGGAATCGCCGCCAAGGATGGCCGGCCTCCTGAACGAACAAACCAAAAAGCTCTCTATGCATTCAATGGAAAGTGGTTAATGGGGGCCAGTTCTCGTTGTTCGTGGAGTCCTGGTTTAAGCATTGATGCACTCAGTAAGTTATTATTGCCGACGTTTTGCAATGAGACTATCATCGAACAGATCGATAGAGGAAAGCAATCTTTTTTTTTGAGGCAATTATGATTACTCTTTTGAAGAGTGGCCTGTTTTGATGCGGGTAATGCGGGTAATGCGGATAAATAGGGGGATAAATAGAGGGCGGCGTTTGCAGAAAATTCTGGTGAAGGAAAAACATTTTTACAACTAGTTATCCCTCAAAATGAGTATCATGGTATGAAAAACCGAGTTTGTATTTAGTTTTAGACATAATGAAAATAGTAAAATATGCTTCAAAATTATCCTGATACTATTGAAAAAATAGCATTTGTCTTTGGCCATTGCGGTTTGCAGAAAGACAGGGGAAACCGTCTTTATTCTATATCTGCTCTAGCAATCGCTCCTGGTTTACCGCCGAAGAAGTTTTCCTCGCTTATTCGATACCCCAAATTAACAAGTCGAGACCGCTATTACTCAAACCTGTCAAAGGAACAGTTGCACAAGGCTCCAGACATAAAACAAGTGGCTGCAGAACTGGCAACATTCCTGGCAGACTCCGATGTGGCGGCTATTATTGATCCGTATGAAAATTTTGAGGATATCAAAGAGATTTGCGCTGGAAAAAGAGTGGTTGATTTAAGTTTTGCCATTGAGTTTTTTCTGCCCTATCTGCATTCCACGGATCCCAAAACTCTATTTGAGTATCTGTTCAAAAAAAATCGCAGTAAATTAAGTTTTGATGCTGAAGAGATCGTTGATCTGGCTGTTGAGCTGGTCAAACATATCTGTTCCACAACTCTCAACGATAGCAATCAACCTTCCGCCAGGGCGCTTCGTTATTATCTGGAGAAGAGTGCCACACTTTTTGGCGGGTTTTTTCTGCGGCTCACCCGCAGTTATTCAGAATATTTTGGTGAACTGTTTTCCCCGGTGAGCAAGGCGGACAGTCCTGACTGGCAGCAGTTCCTGGAAACCTTTGATCCAAAAGATATTAAGAAAAGCAAATTTAAGAAACCGGTGAATATCTCTACTGAGACAATCACTCGGATTTACAAGGATTTGTCAGAGAGTGGCAACGGAATACAGTTTCGGGAAGAACAGGCCCGTTATGGTCGGCATATTACGGAGTCATTGAATGAGGGCTCGGTTTTATGTCTGGAGGCTGGAACCGGAACCGGTAAAACCTTGGGCTATCTGGTCCCGGTACTGGAGTTCTTGAGGCGCAATCCAACAAATCGCGTGGTTATTTCAACATATACCAAGAGTTTACAGGAGCAGATTTTCTATAGAGAGATTCGTTTTGCCAAAGCCCAATTGAAACTATACGAAGAGATTCCGACAGCTTTGCTAAAGGGTAAGGCTGGGTATTTGTGTAGTCAGAAGCTTTTCGATGCCTATGAAGAACTCAGGGGGGGCAATCTTTTGGCCTGGCTGTACATGGTAAATCTTACCTTTCATTTCAGGCGTGCAGATATTGATTCAATTGGCTGGCGGGTCAAAAAAGAGTTGGACTGCGGCGGATTTTTGGGACATACCCTCAAGAATGTTTCAGCTAGAGATGACTGCTCCCCACACCACAGCGCCTGTCCTGCCCAAATTACCACTGGCGAAGCCGCTATGGCCCGTCTGGTCGTTACCAATCATCACAAATTGGCTTTTCTTGATAAAGATCCGATTTTAAATGGTTTATTCCGCAACTATATCATAGACGAAGCAAATCATTTTGAAAGCGCAGTGCGTAACGCCTTTAAGGAAGAGGCTGATACTAGGGAGGCCATTTTGGCCAGGACCTATCTAAGGACATTTTTTGCAAAACTTCTTTTGACCTCCAATAAGAATGTTACAGAGAAAATTCAAAAAGCCATTGACGCAATTGAGACACTCGCCGAAT contains:
- a CDS encoding diguanylate cyclase, with protein sequence MSESLIQIFETVNIGVVTLDLELRVQFWNRWMELHSQIPAEKIIGTPIIDSFPNLDNPRFSKNCKAVFSFGSFSFFSQKLHKYLFPFKPDASYGNSFDFMQQSCTMGPLRDQDNVINSLFLIVQDVTELAASENRLIELNTKDALTGIYNRRYLEAHLKDECERHHRYGRQLSLIMLDIDFFKKVNDNYGHQCGDQVLKAIAHEISKLARSTDYFVRYGGEEFCLILPETSADDALSQAERFRDHIADLVIPCKEASIKVTISLGIAELAAGNSPDQLMKRADDALYEAKNAGRNRVTLC
- a CDS encoding chemotaxis protein CheC; protein product: MEETTTLLSEEEKDILQEIMNIAFGQAAADLAEIINIYVVLNVPYIQVLRAIDMPEYLHNELAGHEVISMVEQHFWGDFKGSAYLIFPSGAGKELVSIMGEGVGESGFDSASFDGMEKETLMEVGNILIGACVGKVAELLDDRVTYSPPRVAIENFAIKSIPAEIFDLHSSAIVLKTVFNFNERDVSGFLFLVTKQDSINWLKNSLVTFMEKYE
- a CDS encoding response regulator — protein: MTRKILIVDDSPISRKMLKSRFPKEQTYDFYEAGDGLAGFELYKEIRPDITFMDLTMPVMDGPTAIAEIRKFDPNALIIVSTADIQIKSLSLVMDLGALMVLKKPPSSESVLDALTQSEEQLRK
- a CDS encoding ATP-dependent DNA helicase — encoded protein: MLQNYPDTIEKIAFVFGHCGLQKDRGNRLYSISALAIAPGLPPKKFSSLIRYPKLTSRDRYYSNLSKEQLHKAPDIKQVAAELATFLADSDVAAIIDPYENFEDIKEICAGKRVVDLSFAIEFFLPYLHSTDPKTLFEYLFKKNRSKLSFDAEEIVDLAVELVKHICSTTLNDSNQPSARALRYYLEKSATLFGGFFLRLTRSYSEYFGELFSPVSKADSPDWQQFLETFDPKDIKKSKFKKPVNISTETITRIYKDLSESGNGIQFREEQARYGRHITESLNEGSVLCLEAGTGTGKTLGYLVPVLEFLRRNPTNRVVISTYTKSLQEQIFYREIRFAKAQLKLYEEIPTALLKGKAGYLCSQKLFDAYEELRGGNLLAWLYMVNLTFHFRRADIDSIGWRVKKELDCGGFLGHTLKNVSARDDCSPHHSACPAQITTGEAAMARLVVTNHHKLAFLDKDPILNGLFRNYIIDEANHFESAVRNAFKEEADTREAILARTYLRTFFAKLLLTSNKNVTEKIQKAIDAIETLAESIAKLRTALQSIDPQLEWGEEKPLLADQPLIRSSEFPNIVSAIQKGISVVVEIFNFLEDSGVWNSLNIVMRSKKKAKREVAVLSQFGGAIGRIAESLKESNSAASYLLLKKHCLLFAGPVDVSDIVRTSIYKDRDSVVFTSATMLSKSSFTSFKKIVGIDRPLLIDKEISDEVKKFRFAVVPSPFSKEQMKIIVPGSAVSGEHQNKKAWLDSIARQLPGLIISNKGRTLVLFSSYSDLTAVYERVFDKLKDTMYPFWIQQPGRSTVGLCEKFRSSKESVVFGVDTFWYGVDFKGDTLTQVIITRIPYPSPADPVQIARKKLVPPKEYWSRYRYDTDIKMKQGIGRLIRCHTDSGTVVILDSRYKDFE